In Streptomyces sp. 840.1, one DNA window encodes the following:
- a CDS encoding L-threonylcarbamoyladenylate synthase gives MARRYDCNDATDRTTGLREAASAVRRGELVVLPTDTVYGIGADAFGSEAVADLLDAKGRGRNMPTPVLIGSPNTLHGLVTDFSEQAWELVDAFWPGALTLVAKHQPSLQWDLGDTRGTVAIRMPLHPVAIELLTEVGPMAVSSANLTGHPSPEDCDAAQEMLGDSVSVYLDGGPTPGIVPSSIVDVTGKVPVLLRAGALSAEELRKVVPDLEVAN, from the coding sequence ATGGCACGGCGATACGACTGCAACGACGCGACCGACCGTACGACGGGTCTGCGTGAGGCCGCGTCCGCCGTCCGCCGCGGCGAACTGGTCGTGCTGCCCACCGACACGGTGTACGGGATCGGTGCGGACGCCTTCGGTTCCGAGGCCGTCGCGGACCTGCTGGACGCCAAGGGCCGAGGCCGCAACATGCCCACGCCCGTCCTGATCGGTTCCCCGAACACCCTGCACGGCCTGGTCACGGACTTCTCCGAGCAGGCCTGGGAGCTCGTCGACGCGTTCTGGCCCGGCGCCCTCACGCTCGTCGCCAAGCACCAGCCCTCCCTCCAGTGGGACCTCGGGGACACCCGGGGCACCGTCGCCATCCGGATGCCGCTGCACCCGGTCGCCATCGAGCTGCTCACCGAGGTCGGCCCGATGGCCGTCTCCAGCGCCAACCTCACCGGACACCCCTCGCCCGAGGACTGCGACGCCGCCCAGGAGATGCTGGGCGACTCCGTCTCCGTCTACCTCGACGGCGGTCCGACGCCGGGCATCGTCCCGTCCTCGATCGTCGACGTCACCGGCAAGGTCCCGGTCCTGCTGCGCGCCGGCGCGCTCTCCGCGGAGGAGCTGCGCAAGGTGGTACCCGACCTCGAGGTGGCCAATTGA
- the prmC gene encoding peptide chain release factor N(5)-glutamine methyltransferase — translation MNLLLAEVAQATQRLADAGVPSPRFDAEELAAFVHGVKRGELHNVPDADFDARYWETIARREAREPLQHITGRAFFRYLELQVGPGVFVPRPETESVVGWAIDAVRAMDVVEPLIVDLCTGSGAIALAMAQEVPRSRVHAVELSEDALKWTRKNAEDSRVTVHRGDALTALPELDGQVDLVISNPPYIPLTEWEYVAPEARDHDPQMALFSGEDGLDTIRGIERTAHRLLRPGGLVVIEHADTQGGQVPWIFTEERGWADAADHPDLNNRPRFATARKAMP, via the coding sequence ATGAACCTGCTGCTCGCCGAGGTGGCCCAGGCCACCCAGCGGCTGGCCGACGCCGGTGTGCCTTCGCCGAGATTCGACGCGGAGGAACTCGCCGCGTTCGTGCACGGCGTCAAGCGGGGCGAGCTGCACAACGTGCCGGACGCCGACTTCGACGCCCGCTACTGGGAGACCATCGCCCGTCGCGAGGCCCGCGAACCGCTCCAGCACATCACCGGACGCGCCTTCTTCCGCTACCTGGAGCTCCAGGTGGGGCCGGGGGTCTTCGTGCCTCGGCCGGAGACCGAATCGGTCGTCGGCTGGGCGATAGACGCCGTCCGCGCGATGGACGTGGTCGAGCCGCTGATCGTCGACCTGTGCACGGGATCGGGCGCCATCGCCCTCGCCATGGCCCAGGAGGTGCCGCGCTCGCGCGTGCACGCCGTGGAGCTGTCCGAGGACGCCCTCAAATGGACCAGGAAGAACGCCGAGGACTCCAGGGTCACCGTGCACCGCGGAGACGCTCTGACGGCCCTTCCCGAGCTCGACGGACAGGTCGACCTGGTCATCTCCAACCCGCCGTACATCCCGCTCACCGAATGGGAGTACGTGGCCCCCGAGGCCCGCGACCACGACCCGCAGATGGCGCTGTTCTCCGGCGAGGACGGCCTCGACACCATCCGCGGCATCGAGCGCACCGCCCACCGGCTGCTGCGCCCCGGCGGCCTCGTCGTCATCGAGCACGCCGACACCCAGGGCGGCCAGGTGCCGTGGATCTTCACCGAGGAGCGGGGCTGGGCCGACGCGGCCGATCACCCCGACCTGAACAACCGCCCCCGTTTCGCCACGGCCCGCAAGGCCATGCCGTGA
- the prfA gene encoding peptide chain release factor 1: MFEAVEELIGEQSDLEKKLADPAVHADQANARKLNKRYAELTPIVATYRSWKQTGEDIETAREFAADDPDFAAEVKDLEKEREELTEKLRLLLVPRDPSDDKDVLLEIKAGAGGDESALFAGDLLRMYLRYAERVGWKTEIIDSTESELGGYKDVQVAVKTKGGNGATEPGQGVWARMKYEGGVHRVQRVPSTESQGRIHTSAAGVLVTPEAEEVDVEIHANDLRIDVYRSSGPGGQSVNTTDSAVRITHLPTGVVASCQNEKSQLQNKEQAMRILRSRLLAAAQEAAEQEASDVRRSQVRTVDRSEKIRTYNFPENRISDHRVGFKAYNLDQVLDGELSAVIQACVDADSAAKLAAA, from the coding sequence ATGTTCGAGGCGGTCGAGGAACTGATCGGCGAACAGTCCGATCTCGAGAAGAAGCTCGCGGACCCGGCGGTCCACGCCGACCAGGCCAACGCGCGCAAGCTCAACAAGCGCTACGCCGAGCTGACCCCGATCGTCGCCACGTACCGCTCCTGGAAGCAGACCGGCGAGGACATCGAGACGGCCCGCGAGTTCGCCGCCGACGACCCCGACTTCGCCGCCGAGGTCAAGGACCTGGAGAAGGAGCGCGAGGAGCTCACCGAGAAGCTCCGCCTCCTGCTCGTACCCCGTGACCCCAGTGACGACAAGGACGTGCTCCTGGAGATCAAGGCGGGCGCGGGCGGCGACGAGTCCGCCCTGTTCGCCGGTGACCTCCTGCGCATGTACCTGCGCTACGCCGAGCGGGTCGGCTGGAAGACCGAGATCATCGACTCCACCGAGTCCGAGCTCGGCGGCTACAAGGACGTCCAGGTCGCGGTCAAGACCAAGGGCGGCAACGGAGCCACCGAACCCGGCCAGGGCGTCTGGGCCCGGATGAAGTACGAGGGCGGCGTGCACCGCGTGCAGCGCGTGCCCTCCACCGAGTCCCAGGGCCGCATCCACACCTCCGCCGCCGGTGTGCTGGTCACACCCGAGGCGGAGGAGGTCGACGTCGAGATCCACGCCAACGACCTGCGGATCGACGTCTACCGCTCCTCGGGCCCCGGCGGCCAGTCCGTCAACACCACGGACTCCGCCGTCCGCATCACGCACCTGCCCACCGGCGTCGTTGCCTCCTGCCAGAACGAGAAGAGCCAGCTCCAGAACAAGGAGCAGGCCATGCGCATCCTGCGCTCGCGGCTCCTCGCCGCCGCCCAGGAGGCCGCCGAGCAGGAAGCCTCCGACGTACGGCGCAGCCAGGTCCGCACGGTCGACCGCTCCGAGAAGATCCGTACCTACAACTTCCCGGAAAACCGCATCTCGGACCACCGCGTCGGCTTCAAGGCGTACAACTTGGACCAGGTGCTCGACGGTGAGCTGAGCGCCGTGATCCAGGCGTGTGTCGACGCCGACTCCGCCGCCAAGCTCGCCGCCGCGTAA
- the rpmE gene encoding 50S ribosomal protein L31, with protein MKREIHPQYFETQVSCTCGASFTTRSTLDSGAIRADVCSECHPFYTGKQKILDTGGRVARFEARFGKAAGSASK; from the coding sequence TTGAAGCGCGAGATCCACCCCCAGTACTTCGAGACCCAGGTCAGCTGCACCTGTGGCGCCTCGTTCACCACCCGCTCGACCCTGGACAGCGGCGCCATCCGTGCCGACGTCTGCTCCGAGTGCCACCCGTTCTACACGGGCAAGCAGAAGATCCTCGACACCGGTGGCCGTGTGGCCCGCTTCGAGGCCCGCTTCGGCAAGGCTGCCGGCTCCGCCAGCAAGTAG
- a CDS encoding LCP family protein, whose protein sequence is MTEQSGSNSRIRATGKRRRKPSRRRRATVIAAWSLAGLVVVGGGGLGYAYFQLDGNLKAVDINNALGKNRPQNVDNGSEDILVLGSDSRSGANKQYGADQGGARSDTAMVLHVNKGHKSASVVSIPRDTLVTRPECTSDESGADVAGEQRAMFNTAYEVGGPACAVKTVESMSGIRMDHYLEVDFTGFKKLIDKLGGVEITTKKAINDPKSHLDLQPGTHTLNGEESLGLVRTRHSVGDGSDLGRIQLQQAFIKALMVQAKSVGVLNGTKLYGLADTATKAITTDSDLGSVTKLTGFANGLKGLGASDVHMVTMPVEYDPADPNRVIPQEKAGQQVWTALRHDLPIPASATEKSAGDKGDAGDIVG, encoded by the coding sequence ATGACCGAGCAGAGCGGGAGCAACAGCCGAATACGGGCCACCGGCAAACGCCGGAGGAAGCCGTCCCGCCGTCGCAGGGCGACCGTCATAGCCGCGTGGAGTCTGGCCGGCCTGGTCGTCGTGGGCGGTGGAGGACTCGGCTACGCCTACTTCCAGCTCGACGGCAATCTCAAGGCCGTCGACATCAACAACGCGCTCGGCAAGAACCGCCCGCAGAACGTCGACAACGGCTCCGAGGACATCCTCGTCCTGGGCTCCGACTCCCGCTCCGGCGCGAACAAGCAGTACGGCGCCGATCAGGGGGGCGCCCGCTCGGACACCGCGATGGTCCTGCACGTCAACAAGGGCCACAAGAGCGCCAGCGTCGTCTCCATCCCCCGCGACACCCTCGTGACCCGGCCCGAGTGCACAAGCGACGAGAGCGGCGCGGACGTCGCGGGCGAGCAGCGCGCGATGTTCAACACGGCGTACGAGGTCGGCGGACCGGCCTGCGCGGTCAAGACCGTCGAGTCGATGTCCGGGATCCGGATGGACCACTACCTCGAGGTCGACTTCACCGGCTTCAAGAAGCTGATCGACAAGCTCGGCGGGGTCGAGATCACCACCAAGAAGGCGATCAACGATCCCAAGAGCCATCTGGACCTCCAGCCGGGCACCCACACCCTGAACGGCGAGGAGTCGCTCGGCCTGGTCCGTACCCGCCACAGCGTCGGCGACGGCAGCGACCTCGGCCGCATCCAGCTCCAGCAGGCCTTCATCAAGGCGCTGATGGTGCAGGCGAAGAGCGTCGGCGTCCTCAACGGCACCAAGCTGTACGGCCTCGCCGACACGGCGACCAAGGCCATCACGACCGACTCCGACCTGGGCTCGGTCACCAAGCTCACCGGCTTCGCCAACGGGCTCAAGGGGCTCGGTGCGAGCGACGTCCACATGGTGACGATGCCGGTCGAGTACGACCCGGCCGACCCGAACCGCGTCATACCGCAGGAGAAGGCCGGACAGCAGGTGTGGACGGCGCTCCGGCACGACCTGCCGATCCCCGCGTCCGCCACCGAGAAGTCGGCGGGCGACAAGGGTGACGCGGGCGACATCGTGGGATGA